Proteins encoded by one window of Clostridium perfringens:
- the rplW gene encoding 50S ribosomal protein L23, which yields MKLTSHDIIRKPVITEKSMAAMAENKYTFIVHMAANKVQIKRAVEEVFNVKVADVKTMRFEGKTKRVGVHIGKRADFKKAVITLAEGSSIEFFEGMQ from the coding sequence ATGAAGTTAACAAGCCATGATATAATCAGAAAACCAGTTATAACTGAAAAGAGTATGGCAGCTATGGCTGAAAATAAATACACCTTCATAGTTCATATGGCAGCTAACAAAGTACAAATAAAGAGAGCTGTAGAAGAAGTTTTCAACGTAAAAGTTGCTGACGTTAAGACTATGAGATTCGAAGGAAAAACTAAGAGAGTTGGAGTTCACATCGGAAAAAGAGCTGACTTCAAAAAAGCTGTTATAACTTTAGCAGAAGGTAGCAGCATCGAATTCTTCGAAGGAATGCAATAA
- the rplB gene encoding 50S ribosomal protein L2, whose translation MALKKFNPTTPSRRQMTMPTFEEVTTNAPEKSLLVSLKKTGGRNAQGKITVRHHGGGAKRKYRIIDFKRNKDGIPAKVATVEYDPNRSAYIALVVYADGEKRYILAPVGLKVGDTVVSGPEADIKPGNALQLKHMPVGTFVHNIELQAGKGGQMVRSAGTSAQLMAKEGNYATLRLPSGEMRYVRIECKATVGTVSNTTHEIVNIGKAGRKRHMGWRPTVRGSVMNPCDHPHGGGEGRSPIGRPSPVTPWGKPALGYKTRKNKKYSDRFIIKRRNAK comes from the coding sequence ATGGCACTTAAAAAGTTTAACCCAACTACACCATCAAGAAGACAAATGACTATGCCAACATTTGAAGAAGTTACTACAAATGCACCAGAGAAGTCACTTCTTGTTTCTTTAAAGAAAACTGGTGGTAGAAACGCACAAGGTAAAATAACTGTTAGACACCATGGTGGTGGAGCTAAGAGAAAATATAGAATAATAGATTTCAAAAGAAATAAGGATGGAATCCCAGCAAAAGTTGCTACAGTAGAGTACGATCCAAACAGATCAGCTTACATAGCACTTGTTGTTTATGCTGATGGAGAGAAGAGATACATACTTGCTCCTGTAGGTTTAAAAGTAGGAGATACAGTAGTATCAGGACCAGAGGCTGATATCAAGCCAGGTAACGCTCTTCAATTAAAACACATGCCAGTAGGTACTTTTGTTCATAACATAGAGTTACAAGCTGGAAAAGGTGGCCAAATGGTAAGATCAGCAGGTACTTCAGCTCAGTTAATGGCTAAAGAAGGAAACTATGCTACATTAAGATTACCATCAGGTGAAATGAGATACGTAAGAATCGAATGTAAAGCTACTGTTGGAACAGTATCAAACACAACTCATGAGATCGTAAATATCGGTAAAGCTGGTAGAAAGAGACACATGGGATGGAGACCAACAGTTAGAGGTTCTGTAATGAACCCTTGCGATCACCCTCACGGTGGTGGAGAAGGTAGATCTCCTATCGGTAGACCAAGTCCAGTTACTCCATGGGGTAAACCAGCACTTGGATACAAAACTAGAAAGAACAAAAAATACTCAGATAGATTCATCATTAAGAGAAGAAACGCTAAATAG
- the rpsS gene encoding 30S ribosomal protein S19 — protein MSRSIKKGPFVHAGLLKKIEEMNQNGDKKVIKTWSRSSTIFPQMIGHTIAVHDGRKHIPVYVTEDMVGHKLGEFVLTRTFKGHIKNEKTSKRK, from the coding sequence GTGAGTAGATCAATTAAGAAAGGACCTTTCGTGCATGCAGGTCTTTTAAAGAAAATAGAAGAAATGAACCAAAATGGAGATAAGAAAGTTATCAAAACTTGGTCAAGAAGCTCAACTATATTCCCACAAATGATAGGCCATACAATAGCTGTTCATGATGGAAGAAAACATATCCCAGTTTATGTTACAGAAGATATGGTTGGACATAAATTAGGAGAATTCGTTTTAACAAGAACTTTCAAAGGTCATATTAAAAACGAAAAAACATCAAAGAGAAAATAA
- the rplV gene encoding 50S ribosomal protein L22, whose amino-acid sequence MEAKAIAKYVRMSPTKVGVVLDLIRGKNVNEAFAILKYTPRDAAEVISKVLKSAVANAENNHELDANRLFVAEAHVGHGPTLKRFRPMDHGKAFRINKRTSNITLVVKERA is encoded by the coding sequence ATGGAAGCTAAAGCTATAGCTAAATATGTAAGAATGTCTCCAACTAAAGTAGGAGTTGTTCTTGATTTAATAAGAGGAAAGAACGTAAACGAAGCTTTCGCAATTTTAAAATATACTCCAAGAGATGCTGCTGAGGTTATAAGCAAAGTTTTAAAATCAGCGGTAGCTAATGCGGAGAACAATCACGAATTAGATGCTAACAGATTATTCGTTGCAGAAGCACATGTAGGTCACGGACCAACATTAAAAAGATTCAGACCAATGGATCATGGTAAAGCATTCAGAATAAACAAGAGAACAAGTAACATAACACTTGTTGTTAAAGAAAGAGCTTAA
- the rpsC gene encoding 30S ribosomal protein S3 translates to MGQKVHPHGLRVGVIKDWDAKWYADKKNFADNLIEDQQIRKFIKKELFSAGIAKIEIERSAKRVKLNIHTAKPGVIIGKGGSGIERLKASLKNIIAEKNVLINIVEVKNAETNAQLMAENIAAQLEKRISFRRAMKQTIQRAMKAGTLGVKTACSGRLGGAEIARTEQYNEGTIPLQTIRADIDYGFAEADTTYGKIGVKVWVYNGEVLPTKKVEKKEEANA, encoded by the coding sequence ATGGGACAAAAAGTACATCCTCACGGACTAAGAGTTGGTGTAATTAAAGATTGGGATGCAAAATGGTATGCTGATAAGAAAAATTTTGCTGATAACTTAATCGAAGACCAACAAATAAGAAAATTCATAAAGAAAGAACTTTTCTCAGCTGGAATCGCTAAGATTGAAATCGAAAGATCAGCTAAAAGAGTTAAGTTAAACATACACACAGCTAAGCCAGGTGTAATCATCGGAAAAGGTGGTTCAGGAATCGAAAGATTAAAAGCTAGCTTAAAAAATATAATAGCTGAGAAAAATGTTTTAATAAACATTGTTGAGGTTAAGAACGCTGAAACTAACGCTCAATTAATGGCTGAAAACATTGCTGCTCAATTAGAAAAGAGAATATCATTCAGAAGAGCTATGAAGCAAACTATCCAAAGAGCAATGAAAGCTGGCACATTAGGTGTTAAAACTGCTTGTTCAGGAAGATTAGGTGGAGCTGAAATAGCAAGAACTGAGCAATACAATGAAGGAACAATCCCACTACAAACAATAAGAGCTGACATCGACTATGGATTTGCTGAAGCTGATACAACTTACGGTAAAATCGGTGTTAAAGTGTGGGTTTACAATGGAGAAGTTCTTCCAACTAAAAAAGTTGAAAAAAAGGAAGAAGCTAACGCATAA
- the rplP gene encoding 50S ribosomal protein L16 — MLMPKRVKHRKVQRGRMKGKATRGNFLAYGDFGIQATTCGWITSNQIEAARIAINRYIRRGGKLWIKIFPDKPVTEKPAETRMGSGKGSVEYWVAVVKPGRVLFELSGVDEEKAREAMRLASHKLPVKTKFVTRRDFEEMGGEE, encoded by the coding sequence ATGTTAATGCCTAAAAGAGTTAAACATCGTAAGGTACAACGTGGTAGAATGAAAGGTAAGGCAACTAGAGGAAACTTTCTAGCTTACGGAGATTTCGGAATCCAAGCTACAACTTGTGGATGGATCACTAGTAACCAAATAGAAGCTGCGAGAATAGCTATCAATAGATATATAAGAAGAGGCGGAAAGCTTTGGATAAAAATATTCCCAGACAAACCTGTAACTGAGAAACCAGCTGAAACAAGAATGGGTTCAGGTAAAGGTTCAGTTGAATACTGGGTAGCAGTAGTTAAACCAGGTAGAGTTTTATTCGAGTTATCTGGAGTTGATGAAGAGAAAGCAAGAGAAGCTATGAGACTTGCTTCACACAAACTTCCTGTAAAGACTAAGTTCGTTACAAGAAGAGATTTTGAGGAAATGGGTGGTGAAGAATAA
- the rpmC gene encoding 50S ribosomal protein L29 — MKARELKELRTSNPQDLIKKLGDLKAELFNLRFQLATGQLENPMRIREVKKSIAQIKTIIREEELKIEQ; from the coding sequence ATGAAAGCTAGAGAGTTAAAAGAACTAAGAACAAGCAATCCTCAAGATTTAATAAAGAAATTAGGAGACCTTAAAGCTGAGTTATTCAATTTAAGATTCCAATTAGCTACAGGTCAATTAGAAAACCCAATGAGAATCAGAGAAGTAAAAAAATCAATAGCTCAAATCAAAACAATCATAAGAGAAGAAGAGTTAAAGATTGAGCAGTAA
- the rpsQ gene encoding 30S ribosomal protein S17, translated as MERNLRKKRLGRVVSDKMDKTIVVAVETKVRHPLYGKTVNRTTKFKAHDENNEARFGDRVLIMETRPLSKDKRWRLVEIVEKAK; from the coding sequence GTGGAAAGAAATTTAAGAAAAAAGAGATTAGGTAGAGTTGTTTCTGATAAAATGGATAAGACTATCGTTGTTGCGGTTGAAACAAAGGTTAGACATCCACTATACGGAAAAACTGTTAACAGAACAACTAAGTTCAAAGCTCATGATGAAAATAATGAGGCTAGATTCGGAGATAGAGTTCTTATAATGGAAACTAGACCATTATCAAAAGATAAGAGATGGAGACTTGTTGAGATAGTAGAGAAAGCAAAATAG
- the rplN gene encoding 50S ribosomal protein L14, giving the protein MIQQQTLLKVADNSGAKEIMCIRVLGGSKRKFGNIGDVIVASVKSATPGGVVKKGEVVKAVIVRSVRGLRRADGSYIKFDENAAVIIKDDKQPRGTRIFGPVARELRDNEFNKILSLAPEVL; this is encoded by the coding sequence ATGATACAACAACAAACCTTACTAAAGGTTGCTGACAACTCAGGTGCAAAAGAAATAATGTGCATAAGAGTTTTAGGCGGATCTAAAAGAAAATTCGGAAATATCGGAGATGTAATAGTTGCTAGCGTTAAAAGTGCAACACCAGGCGGAGTTGTTAAAAAAGGCGAAGTAGTTAAAGCAGTTATTGTAAGATCAGTAAGAGGACTAAGAAGAGCTGACGGTTCATACATCAAATTTGATGAAAATGCAGCTGTAATAATAAAAGATGATAAGCAACCAAGAGGAACTCGTATCTTTGGACCAGTTGCAAGAGAGCTAAGAGATAATGAGTTCAATAAAATCTTATCATTAGCACCAGAAGTTCTATAA
- the rplX gene encoding 50S ribosomal protein L24: protein MKVHVRKNDTVVVISGKDKGKTGEVLRVIPKTGKVVVKGVNLVKKHQKPNRQNMQGGIIEMEAAINSSKVMLFCEKCKKATRISHKLLEDGAKVRVCKKCGETF from the coding sequence ATGAAGGTACATGTTAGAAAGAACGACACAGTAGTAGTTATATCAGGTAAAGATAAAGGAAAAACTGGTGAAGTTTTAAGAGTAATTCCTAAGACTGGTAAAGTAGTAGTTAAAGGAGTTAACTTAGTTAAAAAGCATCAAAAACCTAATAGACAAAACATGCAAGGTGGAATAATAGAAATGGAAGCTGCAATAAACAGCTCAAAAGTTATGTTATTCTGTGAAAAATGCAAAAAGGCTACAAGAATAAGCCATAAGTTATTAGAAGACGGTGCAAAAGTAAGAGTATGTAAGAAGTGTGGAGAAACATTCTAA
- the rplE gene encoding 50S ribosomal protein L5: MNRLQERYEKEVVPAMMEKFGYKNIMQVPKIEKVVINMGVGEAKDNPKVLESAVSDLQIIAGQKPVLTRAKKSVANFKIRENMALGCKVTLRKTNMYEFVDKLVSIALPRVRDFRGVSAKAFDGRGNYSLGIKEQLIFPEIEYDKVDKVRGMDIIFVTSANTDEEARELLRFLGMPFAQ, encoded by the coding sequence GTGAATAGACTTCAAGAAAGATATGAAAAAGAAGTAGTTCCAGCTATGATGGAAAAGTTCGGATACAAAAACATAATGCAAGTTCCTAAAATAGAAAAAGTTGTTATAAACATGGGAGTAGGAGAAGCTAAAGATAATCCTAAGGTTCTAGAATCAGCTGTTAGTGATTTACAAATAATCGCTGGACAAAAGCCTGTATTAACAAGAGCTAAAAAGTCAGTTGCTAACTTTAAAATAAGAGAGAACATGGCTTTAGGATGTAAAGTTACTTTAAGAAAGACTAATATGTACGAATTCGTAGATAAATTAGTTTCAATAGCTTTACCAAGAGTAAGAGACTTCAGAGGAGTTTCAGCTAAAGCATTTGATGGAAGAGGAAACTACTCATTAGGAATTAAGGAACAATTAATATTCCCAGAAATCGAGTATGATAAAGTAGATAAAGTAAGAGGAATGGATATAATCTTCGTTACTAGTGCTAACACAGACGAAGAAGCAAGAGAATTATTAAGATTCCTTGGAATGCCATTCGCTCAATAA
- a CDS encoding type Z 30S ribosomal protein S14 has product MARKAMIEKWKKEPKYKTRAYTRCRLCGRPHSVLKKFGICRICFRELAYKGEIPGCRKASW; this is encoded by the coding sequence ATGGCTCGTAAGGCAATGATCGAAAAATGGAAAAAAGAACCTAAATACAAAACTAGAGCGTATACTAGATGTAGATTATGTGGAAGACCACATTCTGTATTAAAGAAATTCGGAATTTGCCGTATCTGCTTCAGAGAATTAGCTTACAAAGGTGAAATTCCTGGATGTAGAAAGGCAAGCTGGTAA
- the rpsH gene encoding 30S ribosomal protein S8: protein MVMTDPIADLLTRVRNANSVRHEVVEVPSSSVKKAIVNILLQEGYLKGVEEYNDGVVPMMRLTLKYGANNERVITGLKRISKPGLRVYCKKDEVPRVLNGLGIALISTSKGLVVDREARKLGLGGEVICYVW from the coding sequence ATGGTTATGACAGATCCTATCGCAGACTTACTAACTCGTGTGAGAAACGCGAACTCAGTAAGACACGAAGTTGTTGAAGTACCTTCTTCAAGTGTTAAGAAGGCTATCGTAAATATATTATTACAAGAAGGTTATCTTAAAGGAGTAGAGGAGTACAACGATGGTGTAGTTCCTATGATGAGATTAACTTTAAAGTACGGAGCAAACAATGAAAGAGTTATAACTGGTTTAAAGAGAATATCAAAACCAGGTTTAAGAGTTTACTGCAAGAAAGATGAAGTTCCTAGAGTATTAAACGGATTAGGTATCGCTTTAATATCAACTTCAAAAGGATTAGTAGTTGACAGAGAAGCTAGAAAATTAGGATTAGGCGGAGAAGTTATCTGCTACGTTTGGTAA
- the rplF gene encoding 50S ribosomal protein L6, with translation MSRVGKMPIAIPAGVTVTVTPENVVTVKGPKGELVKAMHKDINIAVEDAQVVVTRPSDVKEHRALHGLTRALLNNMVVGVSQGFSKTLELNGVGYRAQLQGKKLVMNLGYSHPVEVEAVDGVDFKLDGTTKVIVEGIDKEKVGAVAANIRSWRKPEPYKGKGIKYSDEVIRRKEGKTGK, from the coding sequence ATGTCAAGAGTAGGTAAAATGCCTATAGCTATCCCTGCTGGAGTAACTGTTACTGTAACACCAGAGAACGTTGTTACAGTAAAAGGCCCTAAGGGTGAGTTAGTTAAAGCTATGCACAAAGACATTAATATAGCTGTAGAAGATGCTCAAGTAGTTGTTACTAGACCAAGTGACGTTAAAGAACACAGAGCACTTCACGGATTAACTAGAGCTTTACTTAACAACATGGTTGTTGGAGTAAGCCAAGGTTTTTCAAAAACTTTAGAGTTAAACGGAGTTGGATACAGAGCTCAATTACAAGGAAAGAAACTTGTTATGAACTTAGGATATTCACATCCAGTAGAAGTTGAAGCAGTTGATGGAGTAGACTTCAAATTAGACGGAACAACTAAAGTTATCGTTGAAGGTATCGATAAAGAAAAAGTTGGAGCAGTTGCTGCTAACATCAGATCATGGAGAAAACCTGAACCATACAAAGGTAAAGGAATCAAGTACTCTGATGAAGTTATAAGAAGAAAAGAAGGTAAAACTGGTAAATAA
- the rplR gene encoding 50S ribosomal protein L18 — translation MFKKADRKEARERRHLRVRKKVFGTPERPRLSVYRSEKNIYAQIIDDVNAVTLVAASSLDKAIEVKGSNKEAAKLVGELVAKRAIEKGINDVVFDRGGYVYHGRVEALASGAREAGLKF, via the coding sequence ATGTTCAAAAAGGCAGACAGAAAAGAAGCAAGAGAAAGACGTCACCTAAGAGTTCGTAAGAAGGTATTCGGAACTCCAGAAAGACCAAGATTATCTGTATATAGAAGTGAAAAGAACATATATGCTCAAATAATAGACGACGTTAATGCTGTTACTTTAGTAGCTGCTTCAAGCTTAGATAAAGCTATCGAAGTTAAAGGAAGCAACAAAGAAGCTGCTAAATTAGTTGGAGAATTAGTTGCTAAAAGAGCTATAGAAAAAGGAATAAATGATGTAGTATTCGACAGAGGTGGATACGTATATCACGGAAGAGTTGAGGCTTTAGCTAGCGGAGCAAGAGAAGCCGGATTAAAATTCTAA
- the rpsE gene encoding 30S ribosomal protein S5, which yields MRIDPSTLDLKEKVVSISRVTKVVKGGRNFRFSALVVVGDENGHVGVGTGKSIEIPEAIRKGIEDAKKNLVEVSIVGTTVPHEIHGKFGTGDVLIMPATEGTGVIAGGPARSVLELAGLKDVRAKSLGSNNPRNMVKATINGLANLRTAEDIAKLRGKSVEEIIG from the coding sequence ATGAGAATCGATCCTAGCACACTAGACCTTAAAGAAAAGGTTGTTAGTATAAGCAGAGTTACTAAGGTTGTTAAGGGTGGTAGAAACTTCAGATTCAGTGCGTTAGTTGTTGTTGGAGACGAGAACGGACACGTTGGTGTTGGAACTGGTAAATCTATCGAAATCCCTGAAGCAATAAGAAAAGGAATAGAAGATGCTAAGAAAAACTTAGTAGAAGTTTCAATCGTTGGAACTACTGTTCCTCATGAAATACACGGAAAATTCGGTACAGGAGATGTACTTATAATGCCAGCTACTGAAGGTACAGGAGTTATAGCTGGAGGTCCTGCAAGATCAGTTCTTGAATTAGCAGGATTAAAGGATGTTAGAGCTAAATCATTAGGTTCAAACAACCCAAGAAACATGGTAAAAGCAACTATCAACGGATTAGCTAACTTAAGAACAGCTGAAGATATAGCTAAATTAAGAGGAAAATCTGTTGAAGAGATAATAGGTTAG
- the rpmD gene encoding 50S ribosomal protein L30, whose protein sequence is MAMLKVTLVKSLIGRKKDHIATAHALGLRKIGKTVEHEGTPQIKGMINKISYLLKVEEA, encoded by the coding sequence ATAGCGATGCTAAAGGTAACATTAGTTAAAAGCTTAATTGGTAGAAAGAAAGACCATATCGCTACTGCACATGCCCTTGGACTTAGAAAAATAGGTAAAACAGTAGAGCATGAGGGAACTCCTCAAATAAAAGGTATGATAAACAAAATAAGTTATCTACTAAAAGTTGAAGAAGCATAA
- the rplO gene encoding 50S ribosomal protein L15 has translation MKLHELRPAAGSKSAPKRVGRGTGSGLGRNAGKGEKGQNARSGGGVRPGFEGGQMPLYRRLPKRGFTNPFTKHFVTINVDRLNIFDNGTEVTPELLLERRVVSKLMDGVKILGNGNIEKSLTIAGCKLSKQAAEKIVAAGGKVEVK, from the coding sequence ATGAAACTTCATGAATTAAGACCAGCAGCTGGTAGTAAATCAGCTCCAAAAAGAGTTGGTAGAGGTACTGGTTCAGGCTTAGGAAGAAATGCCGGAAAAGGTGAAAAAGGTCAAAATGCTAGATCAGGTGGTGGAGTTAGACCTGGATTCGAAGGTGGTCAAATGCCATTATACAGAAGACTTCCTAAAAGAGGATTCACTAACCCATTTACAAAACATTTTGTAACAATCAATGTTGATAGATTAAACATATTCGATAATGGAACAGAAGTTACTCCAGAATTACTATTAGAAAGAAGAGTAGTAAGTAAACTAATGGACGGAGTTAAGATCTTAGGAAATGGAAACATAGAAAAGAGCTTAACTATCGCAGGTTGCAAGTTATCAAAGCAAGCAGCTGAAAAAATAGTTGCAGCTGGAGGAAAAGTTGAGGTGAAATAA
- the secY gene encoding preprotein translocase subunit SecY codes for MLSTLRNAWKVQDLRKKIIWTVFLIAIFRMGSYIPVPGIDTDSLKALTQSGSLVSFYDLISGGSFSRFSIFALGVVPYINASIIMQLLTVAIPKLEQLSKEGDDGRKKIQKITRYASIVIGAITAYGSYVIINNVGALKSNSPVSMFLILLTLVVGSTFLMWLGDQITVKGVGNGTSLIIFANILSSLPMTGYQIYNLSKIGKINVVEVALFIFFTLALLAGVIYLSLAERRITVQYAGKAVGNKMMKGQSTHIPLSIIGTTVIAIIFAMSVMSFPTTIAQFFPEAGWSQWITGSSYSPFNAKTWMYPVLYALLTIFFTWFYTQITFKPDEMAENMHKSSGFIPGIRPGKPTEIYLEKVLNRISMFGGCFAAIIAVVPILVANYTPFQGIQFGGTSLLILVSVSLEIMRQLESQLTMRHYQGFLK; via the coding sequence GTGCTATCAACCCTACGTAATGCCTGGAAGGTTCAAGATTTAAGAAAAAAAATAATTTGGACTGTATTCTTAATAGCAATTTTCAGGATGGGAAGTTATATTCCTGTTCCTGGAATTGATACAGATAGTCTAAAAGCTTTAACACAATCAGGAAGCTTAGTAAGCTTCTATGATTTAATTTCTGGTGGTTCTTTTAGTAGATTTAGTATATTCGCTTTAGGTGTTGTACCATACATCAATGCTTCAATCATTATGCAACTTTTAACAGTTGCAATTCCTAAATTAGAACAATTATCTAAAGAGGGAGATGATGGAAGAAAGAAAATCCAAAAGATAACTAGATATGCTTCAATTGTTATTGGAGCAATCACTGCTTATGGAAGTTATGTGATAATTAACAATGTTGGCGCACTTAAGAGCAATTCTCCAGTTAGTATGTTTTTAATATTACTAACACTAGTAGTTGGATCAACTTTCTTAATGTGGTTAGGAGATCAAATTACAGTTAAAGGAGTAGGAAATGGTACTTCTTTGATAATATTTGCAAATATATTATCAAGCTTACCAATGACTGGTTATCAAATATATAACTTAAGTAAGATAGGTAAAATAAATGTTGTTGAAGTAGCATTATTTATTTTCTTTACATTAGCTTTATTAGCAGGTGTAATTTACTTATCATTAGCTGAAAGAAGAATTACTGTACAATATGCAGGTAAAGCCGTAGGTAATAAAATGATGAAGGGACAATCAACTCATATTCCATTAAGTATTATTGGAACAACTGTTATAGCAATAATCTTTGCTATGTCTGTTATGAGTTTCCCAACAACTATAGCTCAATTCTTCCCAGAAGCTGGATGGTCACAATGGATTACAGGATCTTCTTACAGTCCTTTCAATGCAAAGACTTGGATGTATCCAGTATTATATGCATTACTGACTATATTCTTTACTTGGTTCTATACTCAAATAACATTTAAGCCAGATGAAATGGCTGAGAATATGCATAAATCATCAGGTTTCATTCCTGGAATAAGACCTGGAAAACCAACAGAGATTTATTTAGAGAAAGTATTAAATAGAATTTCAATGTTTGGTGGATGTTTTGCTGCTATTATAGCAGTAGTTCCTATTTTAGTTGCAAACTATACTCCTTTCCAAGGAATACAGTTTGGAGGAACATCACTGTTAATTCTAGTTTCTGTTTCATTAGAGATAATGAGACAATTAGAATCTCAATTAACAATGAGACATTACCAAGGATTCTTAAAATAG
- a CDS encoding adenylate kinase — MKIVLLGPPGAGKGTQAKSISNRYSIPHISTGDIFRKNISENTPLGIEAKSYMDNGQLVPDEVTINMVKDRLQQDDCKNGYLLDGFPRTVHQAEALDNFLTEREESIDTALLIEVPKEFILERMTGRRVCPSCGASYHIKFNPPTNDGKCDLCGSDVIQRKDDTEETVKERLDVYENQTQPLIDFYKNKKQLSVVDGTQAINEVFESICKILGSDK, encoded by the coding sequence GTGAAGATAGTTTTATTAGGTCCTCCTGGAGCAGGAAAAGGAACACAGGCAAAATCAATTAGTAATAGATATTCAATTCCTCATATATCTACAGGAGATATCTTTAGAAAAAATATTTCAGAGAACACTCCTTTAGGTATTGAGGCTAAATCATACATGGATAATGGACAGTTAGTTCCAGATGAAGTAACTATCAACATGGTAAAAGATAGACTTCAACAAGATGATTGTAAGAATGGATATTTATTAGATGGTTTCCCAAGAACAGTTCATCAAGCAGAAGCTTTAGATAACTTTTTAACTGAAAGAGAAGAGTCAATAGACACAGCTCTTTTAATAGAAGTACCTAAAGAATTCATACTTGAAAGAATGACAGGAAGAAGAGTTTGTCCTTCATGTGGAGCAAGTTATCACATAAAGTTTAATCCACCAACTAATGATGGAAAATGTGATCTTTGCGGATCAGATGTTATTCAAAGAAAAGATGACACTGAAGAAACAGTTAAGGAAAGACTTGATGTGTATGAAAATCAAACACAACCATTAATTGATTTTTATAAAAACAAAAAGCAACTTTCAGTAGTAGATGGAACACAAGCAATAAACGAGGTCTTTGAGAGTATCTGTAAAATATTAGGGAGCGACAAGTAA
- the map gene encoding type I methionyl aminopeptidase, protein MIILKNENEIDLMRKAGKILGETLNLLKEKVRPGITTTELDRIAEEFITKHGATPSFKGLYGFPASLCISVNNQVIHGFPGSYELKDGDIVSIDCGVCLNGFHSDAARTFGVGNISEEAEKLIRITEESFFKGIEKAYVDNRLTDISNEIQQYVEANGFSVVRDFVGHGIGRKVHEDPEVPNFGRPGRGPKLMAGMVLAIEPMVNMGSYRVKTLDDGWTVVTADGKLSAHYENTVAILPNGPEILTLIK, encoded by the coding sequence ATGATAATTCTTAAGAATGAGAATGAAATCGACCTAATGAGGAAAGCAGGAAAGATTCTTGGAGAGACACTTAACCTGCTTAAGGAGAAAGTAAGACCTGGTATTACTACTACGGAATTAGATAGAATAGCTGAAGAGTTTATAACTAAGCATGGAGCTACACCATCCTTCAAAGGATTGTATGGTTTCCCAGCTTCATTATGTATATCTGTTAATAATCAAGTAATTCATGGTTTCCCAGGAAGTTATGAATTAAAGGATGGAGACATTGTTTCTATTGATTGTGGAGTTTGTCTAAATGGATTTCACAGTGATGCTGCTAGAACTTTTGGTGTAGGTAATATATCAGAAGAGGCAGAAAAGCTTATTAGAATTACTGAAGAATCCTTTTTTAAAGGTATAGAAAAGGCATATGTAGACAATAGATTAACGGATATTTCTAATGAAATACAGCAATATGTTGAAGCCAATGGATTTTCTGTTGTTAGAGACTTTGTAGGACATGGAATTGGCCGAAAAGTCCATGAAGATCCTGAAGTTCCTAATTTCGGTAGACCAGGCAGAGGTCCAAAGTTAATGGCAGGAATGGTATTAGCTATTGAACCGATGGTAAACATGGGATCATATAGAGTCAAGACTTTAGATGATGGCTGGACAGTAGTAACAGCAGATGGGAAACTTTCTGCACACTATGAAAACACAGTTGCAATTTTACCTAATGGTCCTGAAATATTAACACTTATAAAATAG